From the Planktothricoides raciborskii GIHE-MW2 genome, the window GCCAAAATGAATCAGGTATTTATGAATATCTTGAGTAATGCTATTGATGCTCTAGAAATGGTTGCCAATCCCATGATTAAAATTAAAACTAAGTTTGCTGAAAATCTTCAGCAAGTTCAAGTGGCAATTTATGATAATGGCTGTGGAATTACTGAAGAGATTATCTCCAAAATATTTGATCCTTTTTTTACGACAAAACCTGTGGGCAAAGGAACGGGAATGGGTTTGGCTGTGAGCTATCAAGTTATTGTAGATCAGCATGGGGGTTTGCTAGAATGTGTTTCTAAACCTGGTCAAGGATCTGAATTTTTGATTACCTTACCAATTCGCCATCAACAGGGGATTTCCGATCATATATCTGATAAAGTTTAATCGGGGAGCCAGGGAGCCCAGAAGCGAGGGAGCCGGGGAACCGGGGAGCCAAAGTCAGCAAATCCGTAAAAAAACTTCAGACACAGGCACTTGGAACCATTTTTCCAGCATACTTTAATGTAACCCACATTCCGCACTTCTTAACATTTAATGAATTATTTTTACTAATATATCGCTTGTAATCTTTATCCTGTAAGCATTCTAGTTATCAGGATTCATTGCCCATAATATGAATAATTGTAATAAATTTTCTCATAAAAATTAGCTATTGAGAAGTTTCATTATTAAGTATTCCTGTAATGGCAGTTTTTCGTAAAAACATCCTGAATAGAGTTAAGATATGTAACGATATATGAAGATGTGCGGAATGTGGGATGTAAGATAGCCATACACATACTTATATTTGCTCTGGCAGTTTATGAAAAAGCATACCGCTTGTACCTCAGCCTTATTTGGTACTCTCGCTCTCCTGCTGACAGCCTGCGCTCAAACTAACAACACTTCTACATCAAATACTATTCCCCTGGGCATTGCCTTGGCACAAACCAGCAACGTAGCTTTGATTGGTCAAGAAGGCATTCAAGGAGCCAAAATTGCTGAGAAATATTTTAATGACAAAGGCGGAATCAATGGGAAACCGATTAAATTAATTATTCAGGATACAGGAGGAGAGGAAGCGGGGGCGATCAATGCCTTTCAAACTTTAATTACTCAAAATAAAGTGGTTGGCATTGTTGGGCCAACTCTTTCCCAACAGGCTTTTAGCGCCGATCCGATCGCCGAACGAGCCAAAGTGCCTGTGGTTGCTGCCTCGAATACCGCCAAAGGCATTCCGGAAATTGGGGATTATATTGCCCGTGTTTCCGCACCCGTTTCGATCGTTGCCCCCAATTCACTGAAAGCAGCGCTGAAGATCAACCCCAATATCAAGAAAGTTGCGGTTTTATATGCCCAAAATGATGCTTTTAGCAAGTCAGAAAGCGAAATATTTCAGCAAGTTGTCAAAGATTTAAAACTTGATTTAGCCACGGTACAAAAGTTCCAAACCACAGACACAGACTTCCAATCCCAAGCCACGAATGTCATCAATCTTAAACCAGATTTAATTATTATTTCTGGCTTGACCACCGATGGCGGCAACTTGGTGCGGCAACTGCGAGAACTGGGTTATAAAGGACAGATTGTTGGCGGAAATGGATTTAACACCTCCAATATTTTTGCCGTATGCAAGGATCTTTGTAATGGCGTGATTGTCGCTCAAGCCTACAGTCCCGAACATCCGGGAGAAATTAACCAAACTTTTCGCACGACTTACCTAAATCAGTACAAAAAAGAACCGCCTCAGTTTAGTGCCCAAGCATTTACAGCCGTTCAGGTATTTGTAGAATCTCTCACCGCACTCGATCAAAAAAATCCCGTTAACCAAGTACCTTTAGAGCAACTACGGACAGAACTAAATAAACAAGTCCTAATTGGTAAGTACGATACTCCCATTGGGGAGATTTCTTTTACCCCAGTTGGCGATGTAGTTCAGCAGCAATTTTATGTATCACAACTCAAAGTAGAACCCGATGGAAGCAACGGTAAATTTGTGCCTCTGAAATAGTTAAGTAATAGTTAAGTTAATCAATATTAAAGTGCCAACAACTGTCGGGTTTTTGCTGCGGTTTTCCGATCAATAGAATACTGTATGGGCGAAGCTTATGTGCTAAAAATTTTGATTTTTACTCAGAATTTTACCATGTAACGGCGTGATATTTTCGGCCATAAATATGAGCGTTCAAGCAATAACTTATCTGCCGTAAAAATCGCGCCCTTACTGCCAAAATTATTCGCCCCTGCTGACTGCTGATAGCTGAAGATTGATTTCAGTCGGTTGCAAGATATTGCACCCCAAATCAAGCACACCCAATCACCCGACAGAGGTGAAAACCCCTGTGTAATAGCTTCCATTCGGTTAAAACCAAATGATTACCAGATTCTAGAGACGCGATTAGGAAGTTTTACAGCAAATTAAACCTTTGAAGCTTAAATATCAATGGACATCACCCTATTTTTTCAGCAATTTCTTAACGGTTTATCCATCGGCAGTGTATATGCCATCTTTGCCTTGGGCTACACCCTTATCTTCTCGATCTTGGGGATTATTAATTTTGCACATGGGGCAATTTTTACCCTCGGTGCCTATTTCACCTATGCGATTATGGGAAATGCCTTTGGCTTTAATGGATTGTTGGCCAATAGCCAATTGCCAATCAAATTACCCTTTCCTATTGCCTTAATTCTAGGGAGTATTCTGGCGGGTTTAGTCGGGGTTGGGATTGAGCGCCTTGCCTTCCGTCCGTTGCGGCGAAAAGGGGCTGATTCTTTACTGACGGTTGTTTCTAGCCTGGGTGTGGCCTTGGTCATCGTCAATTTGATTCAATATTTAGTCGGGGCAGAAAACTATACATTTCCCGGAAATACCTATGGAAATTTACCCGCAGCGATTAACTTTGGTACAGAGGAGCAACCGATTCCGATTCGCAGTGTTCAGGTGGTAATTTTTGGGGTTTCTGTGGTGATTTTATCCATTTTGACCTATTTTATTAATTACACGAAATATGGCAAGGCAATGCGGGCAGTTGCCGAAGATCCGATCGCGGCTAATTTATTAGGAATTAATACAGACGGCTTTATCGTTCTGACCTTTTTCATCAGTAGTTTCTTGGCTGGGGTCGCCGGAACTTTGGTGGGATCGAGTGTCAGCATTGCTGGCCCTTATTTTGGCATTGCCTTTGGATTAAAAGGTTTAGCGGTGATTGTACTCGGAGGGTTAGGCAGTATTCCGGGAGCAGTGTTGGGCGGTTTGGTGATTGGATTAGCGGAGGCGTTTGTGCCCGCAGATTACTCGGCTTATAAGGATGCAGTGGCTTTTGGCATTCTGTTTATTATGCTATTGGTTAGACCTCAAGGTTTATTGGGTCGGAGGTTGATCCAGAAAGTTTAAACCAGAAAGTTTAAACCAGAAAGTTTAAACCAGAAAGTTTAAACCAGAAAGTTTAAAATTTGCCCAGGCTTCTCTGAAGAAAATTTACACAATAGAATCAATAGAATCAATGGCTGATTTTTTCAACACTTACGGGCCGCTCATCGTCTCAATGGTACTAGGGGCATTGCTAGGGCTATCCCTGTATTTGCCACTGATGACCGGACAGCTATCTTTGGCTAGTCCTGGTTTTTATGCCTTGGGCGGATATATCGCGGCAATTTTATCTACTCAAGTTTTTCCCTCCAGTGATAGTTTGTTTCCGATTCATCTGCTGCTATTGGAAATGCTGATTGCCGCCTTTGTGTCTGGGTTATTGGGTCTTTTGGTGGGAATTCCCGCCCTGCGGCTAAGAGGAATCTATTTAGCGATCGCCACCATTGCCTTTGTGGAAATCCTGCGGGTTATTTCCCTCAACCTAGAAATCACCGGAGGGGCAGTCGGGATTTTTGCCATCCCCCAACCTTTTGCCACACCCATTGAGTATTTGTGGGTGGCGCTGCCTTTACTGCTGATTACTATGGTGATACTCTACCGCCTAGAGCGAATTCGCGTGGGACGAGCCTTCATCGCCATCCGGGAGGATGAACTGGCGGCGGGGGCAATGGGCATTAACCCAACTTACTATAAGGTATTAGCTTTTACCCTGGGTGCAATCTTGGCGGGAATTGTGGGTGCATTGAGTGGCCATTTTCTCAATACCTGGAACGCCCGTCAAGGTACATTTGATGCCAGTATTGTCTATTTGACTTCTGTGTTGATTGGGGGCAGCAGAACTTTTGTCGGGCCAGTGTTAGGCGGGATGGTATTTACCGCTTTACCAGAGATCCTGCGGGCGATCGCCGATACCCCAAACTTACCCCTCTGGTTAGCCCAATTCCTCCGCGATGGTCGCCTAATCTTTTTCGGATTACTGATTATTTTAGGAACCATCTTCTTTCCTCAAGGTCTGGTTACGCCAGACTTATTCAAGAGACGGCAGCACAGTCTAAAACACGAAATTAAACCAGACCCATGACCAGCGAAAACGTAGCCATCACGAAAACAGATCCACCCTTATCTAACAGTCACCCTTTTTTAGAAAGCAAGGGTCTGACCCGGAATTTTGGGGGGCTGGTAGCAGTGAATCAGGTATCTTTTACCGTCAATGCCAACGAAATTTTTGGTTTAATTGGCCCCAATGGGGCGGGAAAAACCACTTTATTTAATATGATTACGGGGCTGGTGCCGCCGTCTAGTGGACAGCTAATTTATCAAGGGGAAGAAATTACTCAGTTACGGGCTGATCAAATTGCCGCTAAAGGCATTGCCCGCACCTTCCAAAATATTCGTCTGTTTGGCGATCTATCTGCCTGGGAAAATGTGATGATTGGTCGGCATATTAAAAGTCGCCACACCTCTGAGGCAACGGCTCTTTTCAGGGGTTTATTCGGATTGCCGCCAACTCCTACTGACGAGAAAGAAACCAAACAGAAGGCTTTAGAATTACTGAATTTAGTGGGATTAGGCGATCGCGCCTTAGAAAAAGCCAAAAACTTTGCTTACGGCGATCAGCGTCGCCTAGAAATTGCCCGTGCCCTGGCCTTAGAACCGCAAATCCTCCTATTAGATGAACCCGCTGCGGGCATGAATCCCAACGAGAAGCATCAATTAAGTGAATTTATCCGAGACATTCGCCACCAGTTTAATTTAACGGTGATTTTGATTGAGCATCATGTCCCGTTGGTGATGGGGTTATGTCACCGAATTGCCGTTTTAGATTTTGGTCAATTGATTGCTCTAGGTGAACCCAGTGAAGTCAAAAATAATCCGGCTGTAATTGAAGCTTATTTGGGTGATGAATGAGGATTTAAAATCACAAATGAATATAGATCAAACCAGCAACTTAGCTCAACCAGAAAAACTAATCCCGCTCCTAGAAATTAACAACCTTTCTGTTAACTACGGCGGCATTCAAGCTTTGCAAAGTATCAATCTCACCGTTAACGTGGGTGAGGTGGTGACTTTAATTGGGGCTAATGGTGCAGGCAAAAGTACCACCTTACGGGCAATTTCTCGACTGGTCAATCCTCGCAGCGGTGAGATTATTTATCAGGGGCGAAATATTACCCGTCGTCCCCCCCATGAAGTGGTCAGACTCGGCATTGCCCATTCCCCTGAAGGACGGCGAGTGCTCGCCAGACAAACGGTGCTAGATAATTTGGAATTAGGCGCTTATATTCATTCTAATTCCGCAGAAATCAAGGCCGATATTTCTCGACAATTTGAAGTGTTTCCCCGGTTGGCCGAACGCCGCCATCAACTAGCAGGAACTCTCAGTGGTGGAGAACAGCAAATGTTGGCGATCGCACGTGCGGTAATGAGCCGACCGAAACTGTTACTATTGGATGAGCCTAGCCTGGGTCTTGCCCCCGCGATTGTGCGGGAAATTTTCTCGATTATCCAAAATCTGCGCGACCTCGGCGTTACGATTCTGATCGTTGAGCAAAACGCCCATTTAGCCCTGCAAATTTCTCATCGGGGATATGTGTTAGAAGCCGGTCGCATTACTCTGACGGGAAAAGCCTCAGATTTGTTGAATGATGACCGGGTAAGACAAGCCTATTTGGGTTAAAAATCCTCTTTTTTATGGCATCAGACAAAGGGTAAAACTATCAATGTGAAGCCGGACGGAAGGCAAATTGATGCATTTTGGCCGATCACGAAGCGTGCCGGATGGCATGACGCAAAGACCCGAATAAATAGGGCAAACCAGCAGAAATCGAGAAGTTCACATAACCAATTTTTGCTGGTTTGCATACGGCGGTTTTCGATTGAATAGACCACAGATATTGCGGGGTTCGATCTGGGCTTGTAGGGCTGTTGACCCAACTTGACCCAATGGCTGTTGACCCAATTTTTTACGGAAATGCTTCGCCTGAATCCAAGATTTGTGGTTCACTAATCAGACAAATGCTGTAAAGTTCAGAAAACCGATAGCTATCTGATTTTTGGTGGGAATCGAAATAAAAAACCACAAAAAATCAATATTAATTATTTTTGATTCAAAGTAACAATCGTGACCGGATTTAGGGGTGATAACCGGGTAAGTTCGGCAATGGGAACTGAGCGATAAAGATTGACTTGTAATAGTTGATATTGCCAGCCGGATGTTTGCGCCCAGGCGATCGCAATATTCAGATTTTCTATAGAGGTAATCGTTAATACAATGATGCCATGATGAGCCATGTAGCTACTACAAAGACTCAGAATTTGCCGCAGGGAACCCCCGGTTCCCCCAATAAAAATTCGGTCGGGAACTGCTAGGCGATATAAAATATCTGGGGCGCTGCCATAAATTGAAACTACGTTAGACAAATGAAACCGTTGGCAGTTTTGTTCAATTAGGGCAATTCCTTCCGCACTTTTTTCAATGGCATAGATATTAGACGTGGGAAATAACCGGGCGATTTCAATGGCAACTGAACCAGTTCCTGCGCCAATATCCCAAATTGTTTGGTTCGGCTTGAGGGCAAGTTCTCCTAAGATTAGCAGGCGAATTTCTCGCTTAGTAATTAATTCGGGGCGTGAAGCGAAGCTATCCCGAAGGGAATCGCGAAAACTGACAAAGTAATGATCAGGAATGCCGATTTGCGGTAATTTATTTAAATCAATGGGCTGAGTTTTTTCGGGAGATTGGCGGATTAATAAAACGACATTTAATTCGCCTAATTCGCCCAAGGTTTGTGGTTTTATTTCGCTGAGGTCTGAGAAACATTGGACTTTTTCTTCCTGACTACCCAGGTTTTCACAGACCCAAAATTGATAGGAAACCGCTAAATCTAAGGAAAGAATGAGCCGGGCGATCGCGCTGGGGGTATTGCGATCGCCCGTGAGAATGGCAATTTTTTCCACCCCTTTTTTTACCGCGTTAATTAATTCATCCCCAGGACGACCGGACATACTAATGAATGTAGCATCTTGCCAGGGAATTTTGACTCGGTTAAACGCAAGTTGAATACTACTTATATGTGGATGAAAGGTGAGATGTTCCGGGGGAAATGATTCCAGCAGCAGTCGTCCCAAGCCAAAAAATAAGGGATCGCCAGAGACTAAAATCACGATACAAGGCAGAGAAAGCGGATTCACTGAGGAAATTTCCCGCCCCGGTTCCCTATTGCCGAAATTTTCCTGAGTGATTTCCTGAGTGAGATAATTTTCCAGTCGGCGGCGCAGTTTCCGCAAGATAATATTAATTATATTCATTGAGCCAATGACCAGCCGTTCTGCCGGATGGTCTGGGAAATAACTCAGGTGGCGATCGCTCCCCACTAAAATAGTCGCTTGCTCCACAATTTGTCGTACAGGTGCGGTCAACCCGGCGACTCCATCTAAACCAATTCCCACTACATGAATCATCAGTAATTTATTCGGCAACTATCAAGTCTATTAAAATCTCTGACAATTCAATTTAACTTATGTGATGACCATTTCCAAATTTTTCTTTCGCCAAAATTGCTCAATTAACTGTTCACCGTTGACCGTTCACGACGATCATTTATGTGTTGTTGGTTATTTGTTATGTGTTGTTGGTTATTTGTTGTTTGTTGTTTGTTGCTTGTTGTTTAATAATGGTCAATGGCGATCGCCGCATTGAGCATAAATTTGCCTAAAATAAGAAAGAAGTCAATCCGGAGTAAATTCTCCTTCCTACCAGTGAGCGAAAATCCACAACAAGTACAAACAGCGGTCAGGGCAGCTATCCCGAAGGCGATCGCCACCCTGCAACAAGAGTTACCCACTTTATTTGAACGAGATTTATCTTACGATATCTACGCTGAAGATATTTTTTTTAAAGACCCGGTAAATACATTTAAAGGCAAATTTAACTATCGGATTATCTTCTGGACACTGCGATTTCATGGCCGGCTATTTTTTACCGAACTCTATTTTGATTTACATAATGTCCAGCAAACTAAACCAGAGAGTGAACCAGAAATTATCTTAGCCAACTGGACTGTGCGGGGAATTTTACGCTTGCCTTGGAAACCAACACTCTTGTTTAATGGTTATTCCACGTACAAGCTAAATCATGCTGGTTTGATTTACGAACATATTGATACCTGGGATCGTTCACCAATAGATATTTTAAAGCAGTTCTGGGGAGGATCTGATATTTCTTAACGGCTGCTGTTCAAGGTTTTTTCTGTTTTTAACAGTGATATTTTTTAGCGAAAAAATGTGCGATTTAATCTATGATTAAATTTATAAAAAATAATTTTTTGCTTGGTTCTCTAATTCTCGTATATTGTCTGTTTGTTTTGCTTTTACAAGTTATCATTAATCCAAATCCGAGAGCAGAAACACATGAGGCAATCGCCGAAAATCATTATTTAGTCCATTGGAGTTATGGCGGTTCGAGAAACCCTAGCCGTTGGGGGAAAATAAGTGCAGAATATGTCTTATGTAAAACCGGACAATATCAATCACCAATTAATTTCGATTCAGATAATTTTGAGCGAAAAATAAATTCTGAGTCTACTCCGAAGCCGCTTAAATTTAATTATCAGAGAATTCCTTTAACGGTTAAAAATAATGGTCATACGATTCAAGTCGATTATTCTGGGGGCAGTTCTGGGGGCAGTTCTATGGAAATTGACGGAGAAACTTATCGGTTGCTTCAGTTTCACTTTCACACCCCTAGCGAACATACGGTTGACGAGATGGCTTATGGGATGGAACTGCACTTAGTTCACCAGAATCAGGCGGGAAATTTTGCCGTTGTGGGAGTCTTTATTGAAGAAGGAGCAGAAAATTATTTTCTCCAGCAAATTTGGGATCATTTGCCGGAAAGTGAAGGAGAAAAAACCCTGGAAAAATTGATGGTTAATGCCTATAATTTTTTACCAGAGAATCGGGAATACTATAGTTATGACGGTTCTTTAACCACCCCTCCTTGCAGTGAAGCGGTGAAATGGTATGTGATGACAACGCCCATCGAAGCTTCGGCAGAACAAATTGAGCAGTTTATGGAAATTTATCCGATGAATGCGCGACCAGTGCAACCTTTGCATCGGCGCAAAATTCATCATCATTGATTCTGATTAATATTAGTAGAATATTAGTAGAATAATGAGCTAGTCAAGCTAAAAACCCGGTTTTTTTGAAAAAAACCGGGTTTTTCACGCAGCTATTATAGCGCTTTGGGATGTAATAAGGTACATCTCGACCCTCCCAACCCGATCGCGGTGAAAGGGGGAGATCAAAGGGGGGGTGGAGGAGCGAAGTGTATCCCATAGCAGAGGAAACTGCTGTAAACAAAAATTACAGGAAACTTAAAGACATTAATTCATCCGCTAGATTAAAGTTGGCGGTGACATTTTGCACATCATCTAAGTCTTCTAATGCATCCATTAATTTGAGAAGCGATCGCGCCACATCTGGATCGGTTACTTCTATATTATTGCCCGGAATCCAACGCAATTCTGATTCGATTACTGCATAGCCTTTTTGCTTTAAGATTTGAGTCAGATTTTCTAGATTGCTAATTTCTGTAAAAACTTCCGCCCCTGGGATATCGTCCACGTCCGTTAATTCATAAGATTCAGCCCCAGCTTCTAGCAAGACTTCTAGTAACTCATCTTCATCCACTGAACCTTGGATAATACAGACTCCTTTTTGTTCAAACATCCAACTCACGCAACCTGTTTCTCCTAAGTTGCCGCCATTTTTACTAAATGCCACCCTTAAATCTGCTGCGGTTCGATTCCGGTTATCGGTCAATGCTTCAATTAATATTGCCACTCCCCCAGAACCATATCCTTCATAACGAATCGCTTCATAGTTATCGCTGCCAGAGTCCCAAGTTCCGGCACCTTTGGCGATCGCTCGTTCAATATTATCATTAGGAATTCCGGCAGCCTTGGCTTTTTCGATCGCCGTCCGCAATTGAAAATTACCCTCCGGATCTGGAACACCCGATCGCGCTGCCACGATAATCTCTCGCGAGATTTTCGTAAACATCTTGCCTTTTTTCGCATCTACTCTAGCTTTTTGGCGCTTAATATTTGCCCACTTACTATGTCCAGCCATAAAACTACTATTTTTTTTAGGTTTCACTGAAATAGGATAAGGCAAATCAAACCAATCGCCTAAATCCCTCAGAAAATCCGGTTCTAAGTTGCGTAAGTCCTGGACAGCACAACAATAATATTCGCTCTGGAAAATTGGCAAATCACCAGAAAATTCTAGAGCCAAGTATCTTTAGTTAAGCATTTTAGTTAAGAACTTTTTATCTGGACAAATTTTTCCAAATCCACAAAAGATCCCCCGTAAGTCACGGTGGGTTTATCGTAGCCTTTTAAATGCACCGTATGCTGTTGGAATAC encodes:
- a CDS encoding ABC transporter ATP-binding protein, giving the protein MNIDQTSNLAQPEKLIPLLEINNLSVNYGGIQALQSINLTVNVGEVVTLIGANGAGKSTTLRAISRLVNPRSGEIIYQGRNITRRPPHEVVRLGIAHSPEGRRVLARQTVLDNLELGAYIHSNSAEIKADISRQFEVFPRLAERRHQLAGTLSGGEQQMLAIARAVMSRPKLLLLDEPSLGLAPAIVREIFSIIQNLRDLGVTILIVEQNAHLALQISHRGYVLEAGRITLTGKASDLLNDDRVRQAYLG
- a CDS encoding bifunctional cobalt-precorrin-7 (C(5))-methyltransferase/cobalt-precorrin-6B (C(15))-methyltransferase, which translates into the protein MIHVVGIGLDGVAGLTAPVRQIVEQATILVGSDRHLSYFPDHPAERLVIGSMNIINIILRKLRRRLENYLTQEITQENFGNREPGREISSVNPLSLPCIVILVSGDPLFFGLGRLLLESFPPEHLTFHPHISSIQLAFNRVKIPWQDATFISMSGRPGDELINAVKKGVEKIAILTGDRNTPSAIARLILSLDLAVSYQFWVCENLGSQEEKVQCFSDLSEIKPQTLGELGELNVVLLIRQSPEKTQPIDLNKLPQIGIPDHYFVSFRDSLRDSFASRPELITKREIRLLILGELALKPNQTIWDIGAGTGSVAIEIARLFPTSNIYAIEKSAEGIALIEQNCQRFHLSNVVSIYGSAPDILYRLAVPDRIFIGGTGGSLRQILSLCSSYMAHHGIIVLTITSIENLNIAIAWAQTSGWQYQLLQVNLYRSVPIAELTRLSPLNPVTIVTLNQK
- a CDS encoding carbonic anhydrase family protein; this encodes MIKFIKNNFLLGSLILVYCLFVLLLQVIINPNPRAETHEAIAENHYLVHWSYGGSRNPSRWGKISAEYVLCKTGQYQSPINFDSDNFERKINSESTPKPLKFNYQRIPLTVKNNGHTIQVDYSGGSSGGSSMEIDGETYRLLQFHFHTPSEHTVDEMAYGMELHLVHQNQAGNFAVVGVFIEEGAENYFLQQIWDHLPESEGEKTLEKLMVNAYNFLPENREYYSYDGSLTTPPCSEAVKWYVMTTPIEASAEQIEQFMEIYPMNARPVQPLHRRKIHHH
- a CDS encoding YebC/PmpR family DNA-binding transcriptional regulator gives rise to the protein MAGHSKWANIKRQKARVDAKKGKMFTKISREIIVAARSGVPDPEGNFQLRTAIEKAKAAGIPNDNIERAIAKGAGTWDSGSDNYEAIRYEGYGSGGVAILIEALTDNRNRTAADLRVAFSKNGGNLGETGCVSWMFEQKGVCIIQGSVDEDELLEVLLEAGAESYELTDVDDIPGAEVFTEISNLENLTQILKQKGYAVIESELRWIPGNNIEVTDPDVARSLLKLMDALEDLDDVQNVTANFNLADELMSLSFL
- a CDS encoding DUF2358 domain-containing protein; amino-acid sequence: MSENPQQVQTAVRAAIPKAIATLQQELPTLFERDLSYDIYAEDIFFKDPVNTFKGKFNYRIIFWTLRFHGRLFFTELYFDLHNVQQTKPESEPEIILANWTVRGILRLPWKPTLLFNGYSTYKLNHAGLIYEHIDTWDRSPIDILKQFWGGSDIS
- a CDS encoding ABC transporter ATP-binding protein, with translation MTSENVAITKTDPPLSNSHPFLESKGLTRNFGGLVAVNQVSFTVNANEIFGLIGPNGAGKTTLFNMITGLVPPSSGQLIYQGEEITQLRADQIAAKGIARTFQNIRLFGDLSAWENVMIGRHIKSRHTSEATALFRGLFGLPPTPTDEKETKQKALELLNLVGLGDRALEKAKNFAYGDQRRLEIARALALEPQILLLDEPAAGMNPNEKHQLSEFIRDIRHQFNLTVILIEHHVPLVMGLCHRIAVLDFGQLIALGEPSEVKNNPAVIEAYLGDE
- a CDS encoding ABC transporter substrate-binding protein; the encoded protein is MKKHTACTSALFGTLALLLTACAQTNNTSTSNTIPLGIALAQTSNVALIGQEGIQGAKIAEKYFNDKGGINGKPIKLIIQDTGGEEAGAINAFQTLITQNKVVGIVGPTLSQQAFSADPIAERAKVPVVAASNTAKGIPEIGDYIARVSAPVSIVAPNSLKAALKINPNIKKVAVLYAQNDAFSKSESEIFQQVVKDLKLDLATVQKFQTTDTDFQSQATNVINLKPDLIIISGLTTDGGNLVRQLRELGYKGQIVGGNGFNTSNIFAVCKDLCNGVIVAQAYSPEHPGEINQTFRTTYLNQYKKEPPQFSAQAFTAVQVFVESLTALDQKNPVNQVPLEQLRTELNKQVLIGKYDTPIGEISFTPVGDVVQQQFYVSQLKVEPDGSNGKFVPLK
- a CDS encoding branched-chain amino acid ABC transporter permease, which gives rise to MDITLFFQQFLNGLSIGSVYAIFALGYTLIFSILGIINFAHGAIFTLGAYFTYAIMGNAFGFNGLLANSQLPIKLPFPIALILGSILAGLVGVGIERLAFRPLRRKGADSLLTVVSSLGVALVIVNLIQYLVGAENYTFPGNTYGNLPAAINFGTEEQPIPIRSVQVVIFGVSVVILSILTYFINYTKYGKAMRAVAEDPIAANLLGINTDGFIVLTFFISSFLAGVAGTLVGSSVSIAGPYFGIAFGLKGLAVIVLGGLGSIPGAVLGGLVIGLAEAFVPADYSAYKDAVAFGILFIMLLVRPQGLLGRRLIQKV
- a CDS encoding branched-chain amino acid ABC transporter permease — encoded protein: MADFFNTYGPLIVSMVLGALLGLSLYLPLMTGQLSLASPGFYALGGYIAAILSTQVFPSSDSLFPIHLLLLEMLIAAFVSGLLGLLVGIPALRLRGIYLAIATIAFVEILRVISLNLEITGGAVGIFAIPQPFATPIEYLWVALPLLLITMVILYRLERIRVGRAFIAIREDELAAGAMGINPTYYKVLAFTLGAILAGIVGALSGHFLNTWNARQGTFDASIVYLTSVLIGGSRTFVGPVLGGMVFTALPEILRAIADTPNLPLWLAQFLRDGRLIFFGLLIILGTIFFPQGLVTPDLFKRRQHSLKHEIKPDP